The following coding sequences lie in one Polynucleobacter necessarius genomic window:
- a CDS encoding formyltransferase gives MHAVVFAYHDVGVNCLNALLSAGIQIDLVVTHQDDPNENVWFGSVAKLCADKKISFITPTANELPDLIPKLQALAPDYIFSFYYRYMIPAQILACARIAALNMHGSLLPKYRGRAPVNWAILHGESETGATLHVMEVKPDAGDIVGQAAVPIGPDETATDVFEKVTQAAVEVMEQALPSLIQGKIPRKANELEKGSYFGGRKPADGQIHWKQTAQQVHNLVRAVAPPYPGAFTNHQGKTMIVAKTSLKGPFPADLDLGAVGIQVVDNQVFGICGNRQALEILEWFPASK, from the coding sequence TTGCACGCGGTCGTCTTTGCTTATCACGATGTTGGTGTCAATTGCCTCAATGCACTTCTTAGTGCCGGCATCCAAATTGATTTAGTGGTAACCCATCAAGACGACCCTAATGAGAATGTCTGGTTTGGAAGCGTGGCTAAACTCTGCGCCGACAAAAAGATTTCATTTATCACGCCAACTGCAAATGAGCTACCAGATTTAATTCCGAAGCTGCAAGCCCTAGCCCCTGACTACATTTTTTCTTTTTACTATCGTTACATGATCCCAGCGCAAATTTTGGCATGTGCCAGGATTGCAGCATTAAATATGCATGGCTCTTTGCTTCCGAAATATCGAGGTCGAGCCCCCGTGAATTGGGCAATCTTGCATGGTGAGTCCGAAACTGGCGCTACTTTGCATGTCATGGAAGTCAAACCAGATGCCGGTGATATCGTGGGTCAAGCAGCTGTTCCGATTGGCCCCGATGAAACTGCCACCGATGTGTTTGAAAAAGTTACTCAAGCGGCCGTTGAAGTAATGGAACAAGCATTACCAAGCCTCATTCAAGGTAAGATTCCCCGCAAGGCCAATGAACTTGAAAAAGGGAGTTATTTTGGCGGCAGAAAGCCTGCAGATGGCCAGATTCACTGGAAGCAAACCGCCCAACAGGTCCATAACCTAGTCAGAGCTGTGGCACCCCCTTACCCAGGCGCCTTTACCAACCACCAAGGTAAAACCATGATTGTCGCTAAAACCAGCCTAAAAGGGCCATTTCCAGCCGATCTGGATCTTGGGGCTGTAGGCATCCAAGTGGTTGATAATCAGGTATTCGGCATTTGTGGAAACCGTCAGGCACTGGAAATCCTGGAATGGTTCCCCGCTAGTAAATAA
- a CDS encoding glycosyltransferase has protein sequence MTANLVANPKLSIVIPVYNEEGGLQALFDRLYSALDALAAKRQITYEIVFVNDGSKDRSAGILTKQVELRPVVTRAVLFHSNFGQHMAIMAGFEYAQGEYIITLDADLQNPPEEIDALTEQLLKGHDYVGTIRADRQDSFFRKFASRAMNRLRENITRITMTDQGCMLRGYSRRLVDLVRQCDENNTFIPALAYTFAANPIEITVKHEERFAGESKYSLYQLIRLNFDLVTGFSIMPLQIFSILGMLLSLAAGSLFIYLLVRRFILGAEVEGVFTLFALTFFLIGVMLFGLGLLGEYIGRIYQQIRNRPRYVVQTVLEKK, from the coding sequence ATGACTGCCAATTTAGTTGCCAACCCAAAGCTGAGCATTGTGATTCCCGTTTACAACGAGGAAGGTGGTCTGCAGGCTTTATTCGATCGCCTCTATTCAGCGCTTGATGCTTTGGCTGCAAAACGCCAGATTACCTATGAGATTGTTTTTGTTAATGATGGCAGCAAAGATCGCTCAGCAGGAATTTTGACCAAACAAGTGGAATTACGTCCTGTTGTCACCCGTGCTGTCTTGTTTCACAGTAACTTTGGACAGCATATGGCCATCATGGCTGGCTTTGAATACGCCCAAGGAGAATATATCATCACTTTGGATGCGGACTTACAAAACCCACCTGAAGAAATTGATGCGCTGACCGAACAATTACTCAAAGGTCATGACTACGTTGGTACCATTCGCGCTGATCGTCAGGATAGCTTTTTCAGAAAATTTGCATCACGTGCCATGAATCGTTTGCGTGAAAACATCACACGCATCACGATGACCGATCAAGGCTGCATGTTGCGCGGCTATAGTCGTCGTCTCGTCGACCTGGTTCGCCAATGCGACGAGAACAATACTTTCATTCCGGCATTGGCTTATACCTTTGCTGCAAATCCAATTGAAATCACTGTCAAACACGAAGAACGTTTTGCTGGTGAATCCAAGTACAGCTTATATCAACTGATTCGCCTGAACTTTGATTTGGTAACTGGATTTTCTATCATGCCGCTGCAGATTTTCTCAATCTTAGGCATGTTGCTATCGCTGGCTGCGGGTAGCCTATTCATCTATTTGCTGGTGCGCCGTTTTATTCTAGGCGCTGAGGTGGAGGGAGTGTTTACTCTCTTCGCACTCACCTTCTTCCTGATTGGCGTCATGCTGTTTGGCCTTGGTCTTCTGGGCGAATATATTGGACGTATCTATCAGCAAATTCGCAATCGTCCTCGCTATGTTGTGCAAACTGTTTTAGAGAAAAAATAA
- a CDS encoding DegT/DnrJ/EryC1/StrS family aminotransferase has product MPNTNPQFIPFTRPSFNQETIDAVSEVLRSGWVTSGPKLAEFEATLSAYFGGRPVRCFANGTATMKIALQVAGIGAGDEVITTPISWVATSNVILGVGAKPVFVDIDPITRNIDLNKVAAAITPNTRAIMPVYLAGLPVNMDQLYALAKQYKLRIIEDAAQAFGSQWQGKKIGSFGDLVSFSFQANKNLTTVEGGCLVLNNAEEAKLAEKFRLQGLTRQGMDGMDVDVLGGKDNFTDVNAVIGLQQLKQLPAYQTRRTALARQYFDAIRTQLKSAGLENLRLELPLENFNDSNWHMFQVVLPLDQLQVDRAQVMTELKDLGIGTGVHYPAITDFTLYKNQGYKTSDTPVAQRIGRSILTLPLFPAMQDEDIGRIASGLVRILKKHHKN; this is encoded by the coding sequence ATGCCAAACACCAACCCCCAATTTATTCCATTTACTCGTCCAAGCTTCAATCAAGAAACGATTGATGCGGTATCCGAAGTATTACGTTCGGGATGGGTCACTTCAGGACCTAAGCTGGCTGAGTTTGAAGCGACGCTGAGTGCATATTTTGGCGGTCGTCCTGTTCGCTGCTTTGCGAATGGGACTGCCACCATGAAAATTGCATTGCAAGTTGCGGGTATTGGCGCAGGTGATGAGGTCATCACTACCCCTATTTCTTGGGTAGCTACTTCCAATGTCATCTTAGGCGTTGGCGCTAAACCTGTCTTTGTGGATATTGATCCCATTACTCGCAACATTGACCTTAATAAAGTTGCGGCAGCAATTACACCCAATACACGCGCCATCATGCCCGTGTACTTGGCTGGCCTGCCAGTCAATATGGATCAGCTTTACGCTCTAGCAAAGCAATACAAGCTGCGCATCATTGAGGACGCTGCACAAGCTTTTGGCTCCCAATGGCAAGGTAAAAAGATTGGTAGCTTTGGTGACTTGGTTAGTTTTAGTTTTCAGGCCAACAAAAATCTCACCACCGTCGAAGGTGGTTGCTTAGTGTTGAATAATGCTGAGGAAGCGAAGCTAGCTGAGAAATTTCGCTTACAAGGTTTAACCCGCCAAGGCATGGACGGGATGGATGTGGATGTGTTGGGTGGCAAAGATAACTTCACCGACGTCAACGCGGTGATTGGCTTACAACAACTCAAACAATTGCCTGCATACCAAACACGTCGAACAGCTCTAGCGAGACAATATTTCGATGCTATTCGCACTCAATTGAAATCTGCGGGATTAGAAAATCTTCGCCTAGAGCTACCTCTTGAAAACTTTAACGATAGCAACTGGCATATGTTTCAGGTGGTGTTGCCATTAGATCAACTCCAGGTTGATCGTGCACAAGTGATGACCGAACTAAAAGACCTTGGCATTGGCACCGGGGTGCACTACCCAGCGATCACCGACTTTACCCTTTATAAAAACCAGGGATATAAAACCAGTGATACACCTGTTGCGCAGCGCATTGGTAGATCAATTCTGACCCTACCTTTATTTCCTGCTATGCAGGATGAGGATATTGGCCGTATAGCGAGTGGACTTGTCAGAATTCTGAAGAAACACCACAAAAACTAG
- a CDS encoding ArnT family glycosyltransferase, which translates to MQFGQIRQSSALHPGKILLLALIYGLLWFGTLNYRHLIPSDEGRYAEMAREMLVTGDWITPHYNGYQYFEKPPLQIWATAAAFQAFGIGEWQARLWTALTGFLTILAVGFTGAKIFNARAGWLAAVVLASSPMWIISGHVNSLDMGLSAFLVAALCSLLVAQTSTQSSGTRLWMWLCWACMGLATLSKGVIGAAIPAMVLIAYSISRWDWKIWTRLHIISGTFIFLIITAPWFVLVAQRNPVFLEFFFIHEHLQRFTQDAHSRTGPIYYFVPLLIIGILPWVLQVPGAIKNTFENRKPGFSSHWLLLCWFVVIFAFFSLSHSKLPGYIIPIFPALALLIGARLDQLLGLNNSMATPWKLQTMGFALLGMVGFFFLGDVGKQARPDEIEAYAQYTDWVIAALAVLVCFSALAVWQSKRNGIQSITSFACGFFLCAIIAGTGHESLGRAVSGVDLANRVKANIPANVNFYSVRLLDHTMPFYLGRTMIMVEDPDELRFGVDQQPDLWLPTLNAFIERWNEDQGAYAMMVPEQYVALQEAKLPMQEVDRDSRRVIVKHPDTASTPQ; encoded by the coding sequence ATGCAGTTTGGCCAAATCCGACAATCATCCGCCCTGCACCCAGGCAAGATTTTGCTGCTGGCACTCATTTATGGCTTGCTCTGGTTCGGCACACTCAATTACCGTCACCTCATTCCTTCGGACGAGGGGCGCTACGCGGAGATGGCCAGAGAAATGCTGGTTACGGGTGATTGGATTACACCTCACTACAACGGCTATCAGTATTTTGAAAAACCACCACTACAAATTTGGGCAACTGCAGCAGCTTTTCAAGCCTTCGGAATCGGTGAGTGGCAAGCAAGACTTTGGACCGCACTTACAGGCTTTCTGACTATTTTGGCCGTTGGATTTACTGGGGCCAAGATATTTAACGCAAGAGCAGGTTGGTTAGCGGCAGTTGTTCTAGCCTCTAGCCCCATGTGGATTATTAGTGGACATGTCAATTCTTTAGACATGGGCTTGTCTGCATTTTTAGTCGCAGCACTATGTAGCCTCCTCGTTGCACAAACCTCCACCCAAAGTAGCGGCACTCGCCTCTGGATGTGGCTTTGCTGGGCCTGCATGGGCTTGGCCACCTTATCAAAAGGGGTCATTGGCGCAGCTATTCCAGCAATGGTTTTAATTGCTTACTCGATCAGTAGATGGGACTGGAAAATTTGGACTCGCTTGCACATCATCAGCGGTACGTTCATTTTCTTAATCATTACAGCACCTTGGTTTGTCTTGGTTGCTCAGCGTAATCCAGTGTTCCTGGAGTTCTTTTTCATCCACGAACATCTTCAGCGTTTTACACAAGACGCTCATAGTAGAACTGGCCCGATCTATTACTTTGTACCATTGCTCATCATTGGAATATTGCCCTGGGTATTGCAAGTCCCAGGTGCAATCAAAAACACGTTTGAGAATCGCAAGCCTGGCTTCTCTAGCCACTGGCTATTACTCTGTTGGTTCGTTGTGATCTTTGCTTTTTTTAGTCTTTCACACTCGAAACTGCCGGGCTACATCATTCCCATTTTTCCAGCGCTAGCGCTGCTTATCGGAGCACGCTTAGACCAATTGTTAGGCCTAAATAATTCCATGGCGACACCCTGGAAACTGCAAACAATGGGATTTGCTCTATTGGGTATGGTGGGCTTTTTCTTTTTGGGTGATGTTGGTAAACAAGCCAGACCAGACGAGATCGAGGCTTATGCCCAGTACACTGATTGGGTGATTGCTGCACTTGCTGTGCTGGTGTGTTTTAGCGCATTAGCAGTATGGCAAAGCAAACGTAATGGCATTCAAAGTATTACGAGTTTTGCTTGCGGATTTTTTCTGTGCGCCATCATTGCAGGTACTGGTCATGAGAGCTTGGGGCGTGCGGTATCTGGGGTTGATTTAGCCAATCGCGTGAAAGCAAACATCCCAGCAAACGTGAATTTCTATTCTGTCCGCTTGCTGGATCACACGATGCCCTTTTATCTGGGTCGAACGATGATCATGGTGGAAGATCCAGACGAGTTAAGGTTTGGCGTTGATCAACAACCCGATCTCTGGTTACCCACACTAAACGCTTTTATTGAGCGCTGGAACGAAGATCAAGGCGCTTATGCAATGATGGTACCTGAGCAATATGTAGCCCTTCAAGAAGCCAAGCTGCCAATGCAAGAAGTGGATCGTGACTCCAGAAGAGTCATTGTGAAACATCCTGACACCGCAAGCACCCCTCAGTGA
- a CDS encoding Mth938-like domain-containing protein has translation MKLQSDPHSGANTITGYGDGYVEINQNPYAHAVLLSSDGAISKWPVKSFEDLELSHFAQMVDLKPELILIGTGSRQRFPRPELLKALIEAKIGFEIMDSQAACRTYNILVGEGRQVLLALIVEPT, from the coding sequence TTGAAGCTTCAATCTGACCCCCATTCTGGAGCCAATACGATCACTGGCTACGGGGATGGCTATGTGGAAATCAACCAGAACCCATATGCCCACGCCGTCCTGCTGAGCTCTGATGGAGCTATTTCTAAGTGGCCAGTGAAGTCGTTTGAGGATCTAGAGCTATCCCATTTCGCTCAAATGGTTGATCTCAAGCCTGAACTCATCCTCATTGGCACCGGAAGTCGTCAACGCTTTCCTAGGCCAGAGCTCTTAAAAGCCCTCATTGAGGCCAAAATTGGCTTTGAAATCATGGATTCTCAGGCTGCCTGCAGAACCTACAACATTTTGGTTGGCGAAGGACGTCAAGTCCTCTTGGCTCTCATCGTGGAGCCCACTTAA
- a CDS encoding homoserine dehydrogenase — MKPIQVGLLGIGTVGGGVFTVLERNQDEITRRAGRGIRINTVADLNVDRAKELVKDRAQIVSDARAVIGNPEIDIVVELIGGYGIAKDLVLEAIAAGKHVVTANKALIAVHGNEIFKAAHAKGVMVAFEAAVAGGIPIIKALREGLTANRIEWIAGIINGTTNFILSEMRDKGLDFETVLKEAQRLGYAEADPTFDIEGVDAAHKATIMSAIAFGIPMQFEKAHVEGITKLAAIDIRYAEQLGYRIKLLGIAKKTPTGVELRVHPTLIPSKRLIANVEGAMNAVQVFGDAVGKTLYYGKGAGAEPTASAVIADLVDITRLLSADAEHRVPYLAFQPDAVHDTPVLPIGEITTSYYLRMRVADQAGVLADITRILASHGVSIDALLQKEADEGESQTDLVALTHETEEKNMLAAIKEIQNLKTVAGEVVKIRLENLS, encoded by the coding sequence ATGAAACCGATTCAAGTTGGTCTATTAGGTATTGGCACCGTTGGTGGTGGCGTATTCACTGTTCTCGAGCGCAACCAAGATGAAATTACTCGTCGTGCTGGTCGTGGTATCCGAATTAATACGGTTGCCGATCTGAATGTGGATCGCGCTAAGGAATTGGTCAAAGATCGTGCGCAAATTGTTAGCGATGCACGCGCTGTGATTGGCAATCCAGAGATTGATATCGTGGTTGAGCTCATTGGTGGCTACGGCATTGCTAAAGATTTGGTATTGGAGGCCATTGCAGCAGGTAAACATGTGGTTACTGCTAATAAGGCCTTAATTGCTGTACACGGCAACGAAATCTTTAAGGCTGCGCATGCTAAAGGCGTCATGGTTGCTTTTGAGGCCGCAGTTGCTGGCGGAATTCCAATCATTAAGGCATTACGCGAAGGCTTGACTGCCAATCGTATTGAATGGATTGCCGGCATTATCAATGGCACAACCAACTTTATTCTGTCGGAGATGCGTGACAAGGGCTTGGACTTTGAAACCGTTTTGAAAGAAGCGCAGCGCTTAGGTTACGCAGAAGCAGATCCTACCTTTGATATTGAAGGTGTTGATGCGGCGCATAAAGCAACCATCATGAGTGCGATTGCGTTTGGTATTCCGATGCAATTTGAAAAAGCACACGTTGAAGGTATTACCAAGCTGGCTGCAATCGATATTCGTTATGCAGAGCAGTTGGGCTATCGCATCAAGTTACTTGGTATCGCCAAGAAAACGCCAACTGGGGTTGAGCTTCGTGTGCATCCGACTTTAATTCCTTCTAAGCGTTTGATTGCTAATGTTGAAGGCGCGATGAATGCAGTACAAGTTTTTGGTGATGCAGTTGGTAAAACCCTCTACTACGGCAAGGGTGCTGGCGCTGAGCCAACAGCCTCCGCTGTGATCGCAGACTTGGTGGATATCACTCGCCTATTGAGTGCCGATGCTGAGCATCGCGTACCGTATTTGGCTTTCCAGCCTGACGCTGTTCACGATACGCCAGTATTGCCGATCGGTGAAATTACCACCAGCTACTATTTGCGTATGCGCGTTGCAGATCAAGCTGGCGTGTTAGCTGACATTACTAGGATCTTGGCATCTCACGGTGTATCAATCGATGCACTCTTGCAAAAAGAGGCTGACGAGGGCGAAAGTCAAACCGATTTGGTTGCTTTAACACACGAGACCGAAGAGAAGAATATGCTAGCTGCAATCAAAGAGATTCAGAATCTTAAAACCGTTGCTGGTGAAGTAGTCAAGATCCGCTTAGAAAACCTGTCTTAA
- the thrC gene encoding threonine synthase has translation MRYQSTRGNSPQQSFLEILLGGLAPDGGLYLPTHYPQVSAAQLDSWRGLSYADLAYEVLNLYCDDIPEADLRALLRKTYTEQVYCNGRPQDNAKDITPLHWLGEEQGTRIGLLSLSNGPTLAFKDMAMQLLGNLFEYALKRAGQKLNILGATSGDTGSAAEYAMRGKEGVKVFMLSPRGKMSAFQSAQMYSLQDPNIFNLAVAGVFDDCQDIVKAVSNDHAFKAQNQIGTVNSINWGRVVAQVVYYFQGYLLATKSSNEKVSFTVPSGNFGNVCAGHIARMMGLPIARLIVATNENDVLDEFFRTGVYRARKSAETLHTSSPSMDISKTSNFERFVFDFMGQDGKATAEMFKQVDQAGGFDISQEAVFKELGKYGFQSGRSTHANRLDTIRDIDSKYGVMIDTHTADGVKVAREHLQAGIPMLVLETALPIKFEETIQEALGRPAECPPAFKDIKSKPQRVENIDADVNQVKTFITAHLN, from the coding sequence ATGCGTTACCAATCAACTCGCGGCAATAGCCCACAACAATCTTTCTTGGAAATTCTTTTGGGTGGATTGGCCCCGGATGGCGGCTTATACTTGCCAACGCACTATCCTCAAGTGAGTGCAGCGCAACTAGACTCTTGGCGTGGCTTGTCTTATGCAGACTTGGCTTATGAAGTATTGAATTTGTATTGTGACGATATTCCCGAGGCAGATTTGCGGGCGCTCTTACGTAAGACCTATACCGAGCAAGTCTATTGCAATGGGCGCCCACAAGATAACGCTAAAGACATCACTCCATTGCATTGGCTCGGTGAAGAGCAGGGCACACGTATTGGTTTGTTAAGCCTTTCAAATGGCCCAACATTGGCTTTTAAGGATATGGCCATGCAATTGCTGGGTAATCTGTTTGAATACGCCCTCAAGCGTGCAGGTCAAAAACTGAATATATTGGGCGCGACTTCTGGTGATACTGGTAGCGCTGCAGAATATGCGATGCGCGGCAAAGAGGGTGTGAAGGTATTTATGCTTTCGCCACGTGGCAAGATGAGTGCTTTTCAATCTGCGCAGATGTACTCTTTGCAAGACCCCAATATTTTTAACTTGGCGGTAGCTGGCGTCTTTGATGATTGCCAAGATATTGTGAAGGCAGTGAGTAATGATCACGCCTTTAAAGCCCAAAATCAAATTGGCACAGTGAACTCGATTAACTGGGGTCGCGTAGTTGCCCAGGTGGTGTACTATTTCCAAGGTTACTTATTGGCAACAAAATCAAGTAATGAAAAAGTGTCTTTCACGGTACCATCTGGTAACTTCGGTAACGTTTGCGCTGGCCATATTGCTCGCATGATGGGTTTGCCTATTGCACGCCTGATTGTTGCTACGAATGAAAACGATGTGCTGGATGAATTCTTCCGCACAGGCGTATATCGTGCTCGTAAGTCTGCTGAGACTTTGCATACCTCTAGTCCTTCTATGGATATCTCCAAGACAAGTAACTTTGAGCGTTTTGTATTTGATTTTATGGGTCAGGATGGCAAAGCCACAGCTGAAATGTTCAAGCAAGTAGATCAAGCTGGTGGCTTTGATATCTCTCAAGAGGCTGTATTTAAAGAATTGGGTAAGTATGGCTTCCAATCGGGTCGCAGCACTCATGCTAATCGCCTAGATACTATTCGTGATATTGATAGCAAGTATGGCGTGATGATTGATACTCATACTGCCGATGGTGTGAAAGTAGCTCGCGAACACTTACAAGCTGGCATTCCGATGTTGGTATTAGAAACTGCGCTGCCAATTAAGTTTGAGGAAACCATTCAGGAAGCTTTAGGGCGTCCTGCTGAATGCCCTCCAGCATTTAAAGACATTAAATCCAAGCCACAACGTGTAGAAAATATTGACGCTGATGTAAATCAAGTGAAGACATTTATTACTGCACACCTTAACTAA
- a CDS encoding molybdopterin molybdotransferase MoeA, with amino-acid sequence MLTTQQALDHLLGHALPVNESEKVTMQEALGRVLAQSVNSLVDVPPLDNTSMDGYAVRTADTQTPGSVLRIAQRIPAGSVGTTLEPGTAARIFTGAPIPPGADAVVMQEDCSIPEGSVDQVQVNIAPSQGQWIRRKGEDLNANKPALLAGAFLRPQELGVAASAGLTHLQVKRRVKVAAFFTGDELALPGEPLKPGGIYNSNRDTLLACLRSLGCDATDLGIVPDRLDATRQALRKASKDHDLIITSGGVSVGEEDHIKPAVTAEGRLDLWQIAIKPGKPLAFGAVRKSESPADGEAWFIGLPGNPASSFVTFLLFVRPFILKLQGREEKLLQSYWMRADFDWLKADRRNEFLRVKMNAQGGLDLFPNQSSGVLTSASWGDGLVDCPPNQPIKAGDLVKYIPFDALLK; translated from the coding sequence ATGTTGACCACACAGCAGGCCTTGGATCATTTGCTGGGTCACGCTCTGCCCGTGAATGAGAGTGAGAAAGTCACTATGCAAGAAGCTCTCGGTCGGGTTCTTGCGCAAAGCGTAAATAGTTTGGTTGATGTCCCTCCGCTGGACAACACCTCGATGGATGGTTACGCGGTACGTACAGCCGATACGCAAACTCCCGGAAGTGTACTGAGGATTGCTCAACGTATTCCAGCTGGTTCGGTAGGCACTACATTGGAGCCAGGAACTGCCGCCAGAATATTTACCGGTGCCCCTATTCCTCCAGGTGCTGATGCGGTTGTCATGCAAGAAGACTGCTCAATCCCTGAAGGTAGTGTTGATCAAGTGCAGGTCAATATCGCGCCCTCTCAGGGGCAGTGGATTCGTCGCAAGGGTGAGGATCTAAATGCTAATAAACCTGCGCTATTAGCGGGTGCATTTTTGCGCCCGCAAGAGCTAGGCGTTGCCGCTTCAGCGGGATTGACGCATTTACAAGTTAAACGCCGCGTGAAGGTTGCCGCATTTTTTACCGGCGATGAACTTGCTCTGCCGGGAGAGCCACTAAAACCAGGCGGTATCTACAACTCCAATCGCGATACTTTATTGGCATGTCTGCGATCCTTGGGTTGTGATGCTACCGATTTAGGTATTGTTCCCGATCGTCTTGATGCAACAAGACAGGCACTGCGCAAAGCCAGCAAAGATCATGACTTGATTATTACCTCTGGTGGAGTTTCGGTTGGAGAAGAAGATCACATTAAACCCGCGGTGACTGCCGAAGGAAGGCTGGATTTATGGCAGATCGCTATTAAGCCGGGTAAGCCTTTAGCATTTGGTGCGGTTCGTAAGTCCGAAAGCCCCGCCGATGGTGAGGCCTGGTTCATTGGTTTGCCTGGCAACCCTGCCTCTAGTTTTGTTACTTTCTTGTTATTTGTGCGTCCATTTATTCTCAAGCTGCAGGGTCGCGAAGAAAAGTTGCTGCAGTCTTATTGGATGCGTGCAGATTTTGATTGGTTAAAAGCGGATCGTCGTAATGAATTTTTACGCGTCAAGATGAACGCGCAGGGCGGCTTAGATTTGTTTCCCAATCAAAGCTCTGGCGTGTTAACTAGCGCTTCTTGGGGTGATGGTTTGGTAGATTGTCCACCAAATCAACCTATCAAAGCAGGTGACTTAGTGAAATATATCCCTTTTGATGCATTGCTCAAATAA
- the moaD gene encoding molybdopterin converting factor subunit 1: MKLELRFFASLRETLGTSQEVIEIPPTVKTIADLRVLLAQRGGVWAQALAQGKALRCALHQHMVPESTPLQDGAEVAFFPPVTGG, encoded by the coding sequence ATGAAACTTGAATTGCGATTTTTTGCTTCATTGCGTGAGACCCTGGGCACTTCTCAAGAGGTGATTGAGATTCCTCCGACGGTAAAAACCATTGCGGACTTAAGAGTGCTGCTGGCACAGCGTGGCGGTGTATGGGCGCAAGCGCTGGCCCAGGGTAAAGCGCTGCGTTGTGCTCTGCATCAACATATGGTTCCTGAGAGCACTCCCTTGCAGGATGGGGCTGAGGTTGCTTTCTTTCCGCCAGTCACAGGGGGTTAA
- the moaE gene encoding molybdopterin synthase catalytic subunit MoaE, which produces MGNSSIRIQEEDFDISAEIAALRKDDPRVGAVVTFLGTVRDMNDGSPVRGMTLEHYPGMTEKSLEEIIAKTKSRWNIYQTLVIHRVGPLQPEDQIVLVAVTSAHRGEAFTACEYIMDYLKTAAPFWKKEDIPDGARWVDARVTDEAAIARWEK; this is translated from the coding sequence GTGGGCAATTCCTCCATTCGGATTCAGGAAGAGGATTTTGATATCAGCGCAGAAATTGCGGCATTACGTAAAGATGATCCGCGAGTTGGTGCAGTAGTGACTTTTTTAGGTACCGTGCGCGATATGAATGACGGTAGCCCAGTCAGAGGGATGACACTGGAACATTACCCTGGCATGACTGAAAAATCCCTTGAGGAAATCATCGCCAAGACAAAGTCTCGTTGGAATATTTATCAAACTCTTGTGATTCATCGGGTTGGTCCATTGCAGCCAGAAGACCAAATTGTTCTAGTTGCTGTAACGAGCGCGCATCGCGGTGAAGCATTTACTGCTTGTGAATACATTATGGATTACCTCAAAACTGCAGCCCCCTTTTGGAAGAAAGAAGACATCCCAGATGGAGCTCGTTGGGTGGATGCTCGCGTTACTGACGAAGCTGCAATAGCTCGCTGGGAAAAATAG